In Clostridium butyricum, the genomic stretch ACGACAGTATTATTTTTTAATGGTATAGGCACATTGCTATATGCGTTTATAACAAAAAGAAAAATTCCAGCGTATTTAGGTTCAAGTTTTGCATTTATTTCACCAGTACTTTTATTATATAGCCAAGGTTATGATTTTCAAACAATACAAGGTGGCTTTGTAATAACTGGAATAGTTTTTTCTTTGATAGCAGTTATTGTAGGATATACAGGAATCGGTTGGATAAACAAATTATTTCCACCAGCTGCTATGGGATCTATTATTACAATAATAGGTTTAGAATTAGCTAGCAGTGCAGCAGACATGGCAGGATTCCCAGTAGGAGGAAGTAATTCACCAACAATGAATATTACTTGGGTAATTGTATCTATGGTGACATTAGTTACAGTTATTTTATGTAATGTACTTTTAAGAGGATTTTTAAAAGTAATTCCATTGTTAATAGGTGTAATTATTGGATATATTACATCATGCTTTATGGGGCTTGTAGATTTTTCTACAGTAAGCAATGCAAGCTTTTTTGTATTACCAAACATAAAAGTAGCACACTTTAATATTAATGCAATACTTACAATATTACCAGCAACTTTTGTGGTAGTAGCAGAACATGTAGGACATCTAAAAGTTACAAGCAGCATAGTTGGAAAAGACTTTATGAAAGATCCAGGACTTCATAAATCTCTACTTGGAGATGGATTATCTACTATAATTTCAGGAATGTTTGGATCAGTTCCAACAACTACTTATGGTGAAAATATAGGAGTAATGGCATTAACTAAAGTTTACAGTGTATATGTAATTTGTGGTGCCGGATTAATATCTGTAATCTTAGGATTTTCAGGTAAAATGTCAGCTCTTATAACCACAATTCCTACACCAGTTATTGGGGGAGTAAGCTTCCTATTATTTGGTACAATAGCAGTATCAGGATTAAGAACTTTTATAGAAGAAAAAGTTGATTTTGCTAAATCAAGAAATTTAATTCTTGCATCAGTTATATTTATTGTAGGTCTAAGTGGAATTAAGCTTACAATAGGTGCATTTGAAATTAAAGGTATGGGATTAGCTACACTTGTAGCAATAGTGTTGAGCATTAGCTTTATTATATTTGATAAACTTGGCATTATGAATGAAAAAGAATAAACTTTTATAAAGATAACAGCATTAAGATGTGATATGAACTGATAATATATATTTGATATGAGAGCAGTTCAATTCTCTTAATGCTGTTTATTTGTTATATATGGTATTATGAGTTTTGTTATTAAAATATATATGTAGATGAAAACTAGAAAGTAACTTATAATATAATTTACTACTTAGTATATAAAACTAATGTAGATAGAAATGTTAAGTAAGTAATACATTTTATAAAAATTAAAAGTATAAAAAATATCATATAAGTACGGAGGAGTATATGAATAATATAAATTTACACGGATTAAAAGGTAGAATAGTTAGAAAAGAAGATTATGATTATGATGAATGCAGATTATCATGGAACAGAGCTATTGATTCATATCCCAAAGTAATTGTTTACTGCTCAAATAAAGAAGAAGTTGCAAATAATATAAGATGGTGCATAGAAAATAGTGTGCAATTTAGAATAAGAAATGGTGCTCATAATTATGAGGGATATTCAACTGGCGATGATATTATAGTTATTGATTTGAGTAGAATGAACAAAATTAACCTTGATGAGGAAAGTAATATGGTAACAATAGAAGGTGGAGTACGCAACAGAGAAGCATATGATTTCTTATGTTCGAAAGGATATCCATTTCCAGGTGGGGGATGTCCTACAGTAGGAATTGCAGGTCTTACACTTGGTGGAGGCTGGGGATATTCAAGCAGATTTCTTGGTCTTGCATGTGATAGTTTAATGGAAATAGAATTTATTGATTATAAAGGCAATTTAATAACTGCTAATAGTAATACAAATGAAGATTTATTCTGGGCAAGCAAAGGCTGTGGCGGTGGAAATTTTGGGGTTGTTGTATCTATGACATTTAAGCTTGCAGCAAAAGTGGAAAATGTTACATTAATTGATCTTGAATATACTAATCTAGCAACTCATAACCAGGTTACTGTAATAAGAATGTATGAGAAGATGTTTAATAATCTTGATAACAAAGCTAATTTTAAGATGGCAGTTTATAATTCTAATAAAAAAGGAATAGGAATAAAAATAATTGGATTATATTATGGTGAGGAAAAAGAAGCAAAAAATATATTAATGCCCTTTATAAGTTTAAAATACGATAAAACTCTAAATTTAACATATACGAGTATATTAGAAGCTAATAGAATAATACAGGATAGTCATCCTGATTATGAAAAATATAAATCTACAGGAAGGTTCATTTATAAAGAATATTCAGAAGAAGAAATAGAACAAATATTAAATCTTTTGAATGATTCAGCAAATGGAAGTGTTTATACTGCTATAACTTTTTATGGACTTGGTGGAGCTGTAAAAGATAAAGACAAAGATGAGAGCGCATTTTACTATAGGGATGCAAAATTTATAATGGGATTTCAAAGTGTATTTGAAGATGATAAATATAAAAGAGAAAATATAGAGTGGTTTTTAGAGAAGTTTAAATATATTAGAAACATAACACAAGGATCATTTATTAATTTTCCTTTAACAGAACTTGAAAATTATCATCAAGAATACTATGGAAATAATTATGAAAAATTAAAATGTATTAAGTATAAATATGATCCATATAATAAATTTAATTTTGAACAGAGTATATAATTGATATATATTAATAGTTATTTATAGTTTAATGAGTTTATATTCAAAAATCCAAATAACTTAATGTTTCTAAAAATAAATAAATTTTAAATAACAAGCAGTTTAGTATTTTTGTAATAAGTAACTAAACTGCTTGTTGTTTTTAGTACAATTGATTAAATTATGATATTAGCATTTCAAACAAGAAATTACCTTTTCATTTTACAAGATATGGTTTAATTAATACTTGACTTAAAGTTAACTCAAAGTGCTAACATTAAGTTTATATTATGAAAATAATTTTAACTAATTATTAAAATGTGAGTTATTACAAGTATTAATGCTTTTTAGGATAATCAATGATTATATATTATTACAAGCAAGCGTTAGTATATAAAATTAAAAATCAAAAGGAGATGGAAGTATTTTGAGTAAAAAAGAGGTAATGATTTTAACAGGGGCTGGACAAATCGGTATGGCAATTGCTAGAAGAATGGGATATGGAAAAAAGATAGTTATTGGAGATAGAAATATAAATAATGGACAGAAAATTAGTGAAATCTTAACGAATGCTGGATTTGATGCAGAATATGTAAAAATTGATATATCATCAAGAGAATCTATTTTAAAGCTTATTTCTAAATCAAAGGAATATGGTGATATAACAATGCTTGTTAATGCAGCAGGAGTATCACCAAGTCAGGCATCAATAGAAGATATTTTAAAAGTTGACTTATATGGAACAGCAGTTTTATTAGAAGAAGTTGGAAAAGTAATTGCACCAGAAGGTGTTGGAGTAACAATTTCAAGTCAATCTGGACATAGGATGCAGCAACTTACAGCAGTTGAGGATGAACAACTTGCAATTACTCCTACAGAAGAGTTATTAAATCTTTCAATTTTAAAACCTGAAAATATTAAGGATACTCTTCATGCATATCAGATGGCAAAAAGATGTAATGAAAAGCGAGTTATGGCTGAAGCTGTAAAGTGGGGAGAAAAAGGTGCTCGTATAAATTCTATTTCTCCAGGTATTGTTGTTACTCCACTTGCTATTGATGAATTTAATGGACCAAGAGGAGAGTTTTATAAGAACATGTTTGCAAAGTGCCCAGCAGGACGTCCGGGAACAGCAGACGAAGTAGCAAATGTTGCAGAGCTTCTTATGAGCGATAAGGGTGCATTTATTACAGGTTCAGATTTTCTAATTGATGGTGGTGCGACTGCATCTTATTTCTATGGATCATTAAAGCCTAATAGGGATACAAATACAAAATAAGGTTTTCTAAACTTGTCTTTTTACAGACTAGTTTACGTGATGAAGTTAGTCATATTCTTTATGCTTCGTGAGTAAATGTTTTAGAAGCATAAGGAACATGACTTTGAATTTTTTGTATTTAGTACTTTATAAAGAAAGATTTCTAATAATTTAACTGGTCGATAAATAGAGCTAATTCAGTCCGACTGGCTAAGTTTAGTTTTTCAAATATTTTTGTTAAATAATTTTTTATAGTTCCTTCTGTAAGAAATAATTCATTACAGATATCTTTATTACTTTTTCCTTGCCCAACAAGTATAGCAACATCCATTTCTCTTTTTGTAAGAAGATTTAGTTTTTCTTTGTTATAATTAATTGCTTTATTTGGAGAAAGTTTATTAAATTCTTTTATAATCTTTGAGGCTACTTCAGGATTAAGCAGTATATTTCCTGCACAAGCTGTTTTTATAGCTTTACTTATTTCATCAAAACCGGCATCTTTTAATATATACCCATCAGCACCATTTCTAATTCCAGTAAATATGTATTCATCTTCATTAAAAGTAGTTAATATTATTATTTTAATATGACTAAATTTTTCTTTAATTATTTTAGTTGCATCTACACCATTAATTATTGGCATTCTAATATCCATAAGAATTACATCAGGATATATATTTTTTTTTAGAAGTTCAATAAGATCTTGTCCATTATCAACTTCACCAATTACTTTTATTTCATTATCTAAACTTAAAATCATTTTTAAACCTTCACGAACTATTTTTTGATCATCTGCTATAATAACGTTTATCATATTTTATTTCCTTTCACTAATTTCTTATAATTTATCTTGATTTTAAATTCTCTATTGAGAAAATAGATAAAAGAATTTGAATTATAAACTTATATTGGAATGAAAATATTTATGCAAAAGCCTAAATTAGTATTGCTAATATAATTAGTTGTTCCACCTAAAGCCTTTATTCTATCATCAATTCCAACAAGTCCATTTGATTTAACAATATTATTACATACAACTCCATTATTAGTAATCAAAATTTCTAAATTATCATTACTTCTTAATATTTCAATATCAATTTTTGTTGCATTTCCATGCTTAAGACCATTAGTTATAGATTCTTGTATAGTAGTATACAATGAAGCTTTAATAGAATTATCCAGATCATCGATAGATTTGTTTATGTAATAGTTAATTTTTATATAGTTAAATAAATGAAAATTACTAATAAGTTTTTTAATGGCATCAGTGAAATCTTGTATTTCAGGTTCAGATTTCATAAGAGTAACTGTATTTCTGAGTTCAGCAATACTTGATTGAACTATTGCTTTTGATTGATGTAGAACTTTTTTTAGATTAATATCATCTTTATTAGATATTTTTTCTGCAAACTCTAAATACATGGTTAATGCCATGAGTGAGTGTCCCAATGAATCATGGAGTTGTTGAGATACTCTTGATCGTTCTTTTAATATTGTAATTTTTTCTATATTTGCAGCATATTCGAATAGCTTGGTATTAGCTACAGTTAATTTTTTATTAAGCTGTTCTAATTCCTCTTTTTCAACTTCAATTTTTTTCTGATTATATAGCATACCAGTTATACCACAATATGCAAAAAAATTAATTGTTATAAATATTATTGTTGTTCTAATATCCTGGTGAGTAGGAATTATAGTAGTTATAAAAAAATATAAACTTGCATGAATACCCAAAAAAACTTCTAGTATATTTTTATTGAAATTAAAAAAATCAAATATAAGACAATAAATAAGTGCAATAGAATTTACATGTTTTACATAATAATAAATTATCATAGCACTACATACATGAAGAAACATAAGTATATATTCATATTTAACATTACGTATTAATTTAAAATTCATAAGATATTCATGGAAAAACATAAAAATGCATAAACAGAATAAAGCAATCATTAGAAGATAATCATTGTGATAATCAATATAAATTAATACAAAGAGTGAAAACAATAATAAGATTTTTAATCCTAAAAAAATTTTTAATTGAGTTTTCATCTGATAAGAGGCACCTACTTTACTATAAATTTCTACATCCATTTTATGATTATATTATAACATTTTTCAAATTATAAATTATATTACTAAAGTCATATAGATTATATAACTAAGGTAACTATTATCTAAAGAAAATAATAGATAGAATTTAAATAGCATAGAAAATTTACCTTATATATATTAAAAATTAATTCATAAGTAGGAGGAAGAAATGAAAAAAGCAAGGAAAATATTAATATATGCCTTAGTAGTAGCTGTTTTATTAGTAGGAACTTTTATAGTGAAATTTATATCATCAAATTCTAAGACTGATAATGTTATGGCATCAGAGAATAAGCTTTCAGTTGAAGTGTATAAGGCAGAATTAAAAGATAGAATGTCAGGAGATACATATAAATCTACTTTAGAAGCTTATGAGCAGGGAATAATAAGTAGCAAAATATCAGCAAAAGTTACCAAAGTAGTGGTTGAAAATGGTCAGTATGTAAATGAAGGAGATACAATAGCAGTTTTAGATGATCAAGACATACAGAACAGTATAAAAACAGCAACAGCTCAGTTAGAGGTAAATGAAAAGCAAGTTAATTCAGCCGAGCAGCAACTTAATTCCACACAGACTTCTCTTGAAAAGCTTAAGATTAATGTAGATGATGCACAGCGTAATTATGATAGAGAAAAGGCTCTTTTTGATGCAGGAGCAGTATCACAATCAGAGTTGGACGCTTCAGAAAAAGCTTTAAATACTTCTAAAGCTGATTATAATTCAGGACAAGCCAATATCGAAATATCAAAGGCATCTATTGAGAGTGCAAAAGCTAGTGTAGAAGCTCAGAAAGTAAATATAGAGAAATTACAAAATGATTTAAATAATGTAGTCATAAAGGCACCTATAAGTGGTGTAATAAGTGAGAAAAATGTAAATGTTGGGCAAATTATCAATCAGGGTGCAGTACTAGCCAAAATTAATGATATATCATATGTATTTGCTACAATTCAAGTACCACAAGAGAAAATAAATGATATAAAAGTTGGAAAACCAGCTGAGGTTACTCTTGAAGATAATAATACGGTTCATAATGGAACATTAGACAGCATAGATTTATCAGGCGATTCTACATTAAGGGTATTTAATTGTAAAATCAAAATGGAAAATAGTAATAAAGAATTATTACCAGGGGAATATGCAAAAGTAAATTTCTCGAATACTGAAAATAATAATAAAGTAATTACTATACCAGTAAGTTCTTTAGCTGGTAGTGAAGGAGATTACTATGTTTTTATAAATGATAATGGGGTAGCTTCTAAAGTATCTGTTGATATTGGTGATGCAGATGAAAATAATGTAGAGATAATATCAGGAGTTAAGGAAGGTGATGAAATAATATGTACAAACATGAGCTCACTTAAAGATGGTTGTAAAATTGATGTAATTTCAACTTCTGATGATACTTCAATACAAGATGCTGATAAAAATAGTGAAAGCATGACATCAAAGTAGGAGGCATGGCAGATGAAAATAGCAGATATAAGTATAAAAAGACCTGTATTTATCATAGTTATAATGATTACACTCACTATTTTAGGTTTTGTTTCATATAAATCACTAGCATTAAATGATATGCCAGATGCAGATTTACCGTATGTTTCAGTAATGATAACTGAAAATGGTGCAACACCTGAAGAAATTGAAACAAAGATAACAAAAGAAGTAGAAGATGCGGTTCAACAGATTTCCGGAGTTCAAAGTTTAACTTCAACAATAAATTCTGGCTATTCTCAAACAACAATAGAATTTGACCTTGGGATAGATCCATCAACTGCAGCTCAAGAAGTTAGAGATAAAATTTCTGGAATAAGAGGAAATCTTCCAACAGATATTAATGATCCAATTGTTTCAAAGTTTGATATGTCAGCTAGTGCTATTGTATCAATAGCTGTTTATGGTACTGATGATAATCAGAAAGCATCTGATTTTGTAGATAATACGTTGAAAAATAAATTATATTCAGTATCTGGAGTAGGATCAATAAATGTATCAGGTGAAGATACAAGAGAAATTCATATAAAATTAGATAATGATAAAATGTTAAAATATGGTCTTACAGCAAGTGCTGTATTAAATAGCATTAAAACTGATAATACGGATCAATCTTCAGGAAAAGTCAGTGATGGAAATAATGAAATATCGATTACTACAACTAGTAAAATACAAAAAATAGAAGATTTCAAAAATATAGTAATAGAAAATGTTAAGGGTACAGAAGTAAGAGTAAAAGATGTAGCAACAGTTGAAGATGGAGTCGAGGAAAGAACTAGTCAAGCTTATTACAATGGAAATAAAGCAATTGGTATTGATGTAGTAAAACAGTCTGGTTCTAATACTGTTGAAGTAGCCAAAGGTGTTAAGAATGTAGTAGAAGAAGTAAAGCATTCATTACCAGAGGGATTAAGTATTGATATTGTCTCAGATAATTCTCAATCTATTGAGGATACAGTAGATGATGTTATGAAAACTATTTATGAAGGTTGTATTTTAGCTGTAATTATTGTATTTTTATTTTTACATGAATGGGAAAGTACAATTATAAGTGCCTTTTCTCTTTTAATTTCAGTTATAACTACTTTTATATGTCTAAAGCTTATGCATTTTACTTTAAACACAATGTCATTAATGTCCTTGTCACTTGCTGTTGGTCTTTTAATTGATGATGCTATAGTTGTAATAGAAAATATTATACGACATCTGCATATGGGTAAAAGGCCTTTTGAGGCAGCAAGGGATGCTACTTCAGAAATTGGTTTTGCAGTAATAGCTACAACTTCAGCAGTTATTGCAGTATTTTTACCATTAGCTATGATAAGTGGAATGATAGGAAAATACTTTATTGAATTTGCTTTGACAATTGTATTCAGTATGGCTGTTTCATTGTTTGTATCATTTACCCTTGTTCCAATGATGGCTTCTAAAATGCTAAAAATATCTGATGGGAAAAAGAGTACAATTATAGGAAGAGCTTTTGTTGTGTTTGATAAAAAGTTTGAATATGTTTCAGAAAAATATTCACATCTTTTAAGATTTCTTTTGACTAAACGAGTTGTTGTATTAATTGTATGTGGAGCTATGTTTTTCAGCAGTCTTTTACTTATAAAATCTTTAGGATTTAATATGTTACCAACAACAGATAAAGGGATTATAAATGTTAAGGCAGATTTCGACTCTGGAATTACTTTAGATAAAGCAATAGAAAAAACTAAAAAGATTGAAGAATGCATTGATAAATATCCAGAGGTAAAATATATGTATTCAACAGTAGAAAATAGTTCAGCATCAGTTTCAATTACCCTTGTAGATAAAAAAGAACGTAAAGATACCTCAAAGGTAATTGCACAGAAAATAAGTGATGATTTAAAATCACTATCAGGAATGGAAGTATATGCATCAGCATCATCTATGGGGGGATTTGGTTCTTCAAAAGATGTAACTTATAATATTGTTGGAGATGATAGAGAAAAAGTAATTGCATTTGCTCAAAAGATAAAAGAAGAAATGGAAAATGATCCACAGGCAGCAGATGTTGGAATTAATGCGAAGACAGGTATTCCAGAAGTTAAAATGGTTGTTGATCGTGATAAAGCAGCAGACTTAGGAGTTAAAAGTTCAGATGTAGCAAGTACTCTTAATACATTTTTCAACTATTCTACTGTAAGTAAATATGATGGTGGAAAAGATAGATATGATGTTAAAGTAATGCTTAAGGATGATCAGCGTAAGAGTATAGAAGACCTTAATGGAATATATGTTTCAGGAACAAATAACAAACTGATCCCAGTAAATCAGGTAAGTAAAAAAGTTATTGGAAGAACATCTTCATCATTGCACAGATATAATAAACAGGCAGAAGTGTCTCTTTCATGTAATGTAAAAGGAAAAACAGCAGGAACTTTCCAAACAGAATATTTAAATAAAATAAAAAGTGAACTACCAGATGGAGTTTCACTATCTGTTGGAGGAATGAATGGTACAATGCAGAAAAGCTTAAGTAGCTTTGGATTATGTGCACTTTTATCAATTGTATTTTTATATTTGGTAATGGCAGCACAATTTGAAAGTTTTGTAGAGCCAATGGCAGTGATGTTTGCTCTCCCACTTGCAATGATAGGTGCAATAATAGCATTATTTATATGCAGAAGTGAATTAAGTATTATGGCTTTAATAGGGATTGTAATGCTTATGGGACTTGTTGCTAAAAATGGTATATTACTTATTGATGCTGCAAAAGAGAGAATGGAAAATGGAATGAATAGAAATGAAGCTTTAGTAGAAGCCGGGTTTGTAAGACTTCGTCCAATTATTATGACAACTTTAGCAATGATTTTAGGTATGCTACCTACAGCAGTAGCTACAGGTGCTGGAACTGAAATGCGTAAACCAATGGCAGAAGCTGTAATTGGAGGACTAATCACTTCAACTATACTTACTTTATTTGTAGTTCCAATTGCGTACACATTACTTGATGGATTGAAAAGAAGAATTTTAAAGATATTTAGTAAAAACTTGAGTCCTAAAGATATTCATAAGGATTTAGAATTACAGGAAGAGTTAAAAAAATGATATTGAGGACAATCTTAAAATTAGGAAATGAGAAATAAAATATTATAAAGTTATTTTGATAAATAGCCTTTTACATATTATGTGAAGGGCTATTATCATATTTAAGTTTATAATAATATGGATGAAAATCTCTATTAAAATATAATTTTTAATAAGTTTGACATCAAACTATTTGTGCTGTATGATTAGTTTGGCAAAAAACTAATTTATTAACAGATACAAAGGAGAAATATGATGAATGTTTTAGAATCAATATATTCACGTAAGAGTATAAGAAAATTTAAAGATGAAACAGTTCCTAAAGAAGACATATTAAAAATGCTGTCAGCAGCTGCACAGGCACCTTCACCAAAGCACCAGCAAAATTGGAATTTTGTTGTACTTACTAACCGTGAAATAATAAATAAAATGGCTGAGATTGTAACAGAAAGCCATGAAAAAATAGGTGATCTTGCAAAAACTGAAAAAGAGAAAAAAATTCATATGAGTGTATTGAAGTATTATACGTGTTTTAAAAATGCACCAGTAGTAATAATGGTATATGGGTCTGAATATAAGATGATAGAGTATAAGATACTTAAAGAAAATAATGTATCTCAAGATATACTGGACATGCTAGTATCACCTCAATCAGCAGCACAAGGAATAGGTGCTTCTGTTGAAAACTTTATGTTAGCAGCAACAGAAATGGGATATGGAACTTGCTATATGACTGGACCAACTCATGCTAAAGATAAAATTGAAAAATTAATAGGTTTTAATAAACCTGAATATAATTTAATGTCTATGATCGCCTTAGGAGTTGCCCAAGATGAAACTCCAGCTAAACCTCCTCGTAAACCAATTGAAGATATAGTAACGTTTATAGACTAAATGATTAGATGAAATAAAAATGTCTCAGAAATGAGACATTTTTTATTTTTCAGATCTAAAGTTGGAATTAAGCTTTTTAAGTAATCTTAGAAACTCTTCTTTTTCTGATTCTGTAAAATCTTTATAAGCTGTTTCTTTTACTTGATCTGAAATATAATTAAAAGTACTTTCGATTTCTCTAGCTTTTGGAGTTAAACTTATATATGTAATACGTTTATCTATATGAGACTTTTCTTTTTGTATATATCCTAAATCTATAAGTTTATTTATTAATGGAGTAACTGTCGATTTATCTTTACCAATTTTTTTTGCAATTTCTTTCATTGTAAGTTTTCTATCACTTTCATAAAGAGAAGTCAAAACGTTACCATGTGTGGGAATTAACTCAGTTAGGTTATTTTCTTTTAATTTATTTTCAATAAATTTTATCATATTAGATTTTGTTCTGCTAATAAAATAAATAATATATTTATCGTTCATTTTAA encodes the following:
- the uraA gene encoding uracil permease, which gives rise to MYDKISKSGKDSIDVNEKIPLVKAIPLSIQHLFAMFGASVLVPLIFKIDPTTVLFFNGIGTLLYAFITKRKIPAYLGSSFAFISPVLLLYSQGYDFQTIQGGFVITGIVFSLIAVIVGYTGIGWINKLFPPAAMGSIITIIGLELASSAADMAGFPVGGSNSPTMNITWVIVSMVTLVTVILCNVLLRGFLKVIPLLIGVIIGYITSCFMGLVDFSTVSNASFFVLPNIKVAHFNINAILTILPATFVVVAEHVGHLKVTSSIVGKDFMKDPGLHKSLLGDGLSTIISGMFGSVPTTTYGENIGVMALTKVYSVYVICGAGLISVILGFSGKMSALITTIPTPVIGGVSFLLFGTIAVSGLRTFIEEKVDFAKSRNLILASVIFIVGLSGIKLTIGAFEIKGMGLATLVAIVLSISFIIFDKLGIMNEKE
- a CDS encoding FAD-dependent oxidoreductase, with the translated sequence MNNINLHGLKGRIVRKEDYDYDECRLSWNRAIDSYPKVIVYCSNKEEVANNIRWCIENSVQFRIRNGAHNYEGYSTGDDIIVIDLSRMNKINLDEESNMVTIEGGVRNREAYDFLCSKGYPFPGGGCPTVGIAGLTLGGGWGYSSRFLGLACDSLMEIEFIDYKGNLITANSNTNEDLFWASKGCGGGNFGVVVSMTFKLAAKVENVTLIDLEYTNLATHNQVTVIRMYEKMFNNLDNKANFKMAVYNSNKKGIGIKIIGLYYGEEKEAKNILMPFISLKYDKTLNLTYTSILEANRIIQDSHPDYEKYKSTGRFIYKEYSEEEIEQILNLLNDSANGSVYTAITFYGLGGAVKDKDKDESAFYYRDAKFIMGFQSVFEDDKYKRENIEWFLEKFKYIRNITQGSFINFPLTELENYHQEYYGNNYEKLKCIKYKYDPYNKFNFEQSI
- a CDS encoding SDR family oxidoreductase, coding for MILTGAGQIGMAIARRMGYGKKIVIGDRNINNGQKISEILTNAGFDAEYVKIDISSRESILKLISKSKEYGDITMLVNAAGVSPSQASIEDILKVDLYGTAVLLEEVGKVIAPEGVGVTISSQSGHRMQQLTAVEDEQLAITPTEELLNLSILKPENIKDTLHAYQMAKRCNEKRVMAEAVKWGEKGARINSISPGIVVTPLAIDEFNGPRGEFYKNMFAKCPAGRPGTADEVANVAELLMSDKGAFITGSDFLIDGGATASYFYGSLKPNRDTNTK
- a CDS encoding response regulator transcription factor; this translates as MINVIIADDQKIVREGLKMILSLDNEIKVIGEVDNGQDLIELLKKNIYPDVILMDIRMPIINGVDATKIIKEKFSHIKIIILTTFNEDEYIFTGIRNGADGYILKDAGFDEISKAIKTACAGNILLNPEVASKIIKEFNKLSPNKAINYNKEKLNLLTKREMDVAILVGQGKSNKDICNELFLTEGTIKNYLTKIFEKLNLASRTELALFIDQLNY
- a CDS encoding sensor histidine kinase, with the translated sequence MNFKLIRNVKYEYILMFLHVCSAMIIYYYVKHVNSIALIYCLIFDFFNFNKNILEVFLGIHASLYFFITTIIPTHQDIRTTIIFITINFFAYCGITGMLYNQKKIEVEKEELEQLNKKLTVANTKLFEYAANIEKITILKERSRVSQQLHDSLGHSLMALTMYLEFAEKISNKDDINLKKVLHQSKAIVQSSIAELRNTVTLMKSEPEIQDFTDAIKKLISNFHLFNYIKINYYINKSIDDLDNSIKASLYTTIQESITNGLKHGNATKIDIEILRSNDNLEILITNNGVVCNNIVKSNGLVGIDDRIKALGGTTNYISNTNLGFCINIFIPI
- a CDS encoding efflux RND transporter periplasmic adaptor subunit yields the protein MKKARKILIYALVVAVLLVGTFIVKFISSNSKTDNVMASENKLSVEVYKAELKDRMSGDTYKSTLEAYEQGIISSKISAKVTKVVVENGQYVNEGDTIAVLDDQDIQNSIKTATAQLEVNEKQVNSAEQQLNSTQTSLEKLKINVDDAQRNYDREKALFDAGAVSQSELDASEKALNTSKADYNSGQANIEISKASIESAKASVEAQKVNIEKLQNDLNNVVIKAPISGVISEKNVNVGQIINQGAVLAKINDISYVFATIQVPQEKINDIKVGKPAEVTLEDNNTVHNGTLDSIDLSGDSTLRVFNCKIKMENSNKELLPGEYAKVNFSNTENNNKVITIPVSSLAGSEGDYYVFINDNGVASKVSVDIGDADENNVEIISGVKEGDEIICTNMSSLKDGCKIDVISTSDDTSIQDADKNSESMTSK
- a CDS encoding efflux RND transporter permease subunit, giving the protein MKIADISIKRPVFIIVIMITLTILGFVSYKSLALNDMPDADLPYVSVMITENGATPEEIETKITKEVEDAVQQISGVQSLTSTINSGYSQTTIEFDLGIDPSTAAQEVRDKISGIRGNLPTDINDPIVSKFDMSASAIVSIAVYGTDDNQKASDFVDNTLKNKLYSVSGVGSINVSGEDTREIHIKLDNDKMLKYGLTASAVLNSIKTDNTDQSSGKVSDGNNEISITTTSKIQKIEDFKNIVIENVKGTEVRVKDVATVEDGVEERTSQAYYNGNKAIGIDVVKQSGSNTVEVAKGVKNVVEEVKHSLPEGLSIDIVSDNSQSIEDTVDDVMKTIYEGCILAVIIVFLFLHEWESTIISAFSLLISVITTFICLKLMHFTLNTMSLMSLSLAVGLLIDDAIVVIENIIRHLHMGKRPFEAARDATSEIGFAVIATTSAVIAVFLPLAMISGMIGKYFIEFALTIVFSMAVSLFVSFTLVPMMASKMLKISDGKKSTIIGRAFVVFDKKFEYVSEKYSHLLRFLLTKRVVVLIVCGAMFFSSLLLIKSLGFNMLPTTDKGIINVKADFDSGITLDKAIEKTKKIEECIDKYPEVKYMYSTVENSSASVSITLVDKKERKDTSKVIAQKISDDLKSLSGMEVYASASSMGGFGSSKDVTYNIVGDDREKVIAFAQKIKEEMENDPQAADVGINAKTGIPEVKMVVDRDKAADLGVKSSDVASTLNTFFNYSTVSKYDGGKDRYDVKVMLKDDQRKSIEDLNGIYVSGTNNKLIPVNQVSKKVIGRTSSSLHRYNKQAEVSLSCNVKGKTAGTFQTEYLNKIKSELPDGVSLSVGGMNGTMQKSLSSFGLCALLSIVFLYLVMAAQFESFVEPMAVMFALPLAMIGAIIALFICRSELSIMALIGIVMLMGLVAKNGILLIDAAKERMENGMNRNEALVEAGFVRLRPIIMTTLAMILGMLPTAVATGAGTEMRKPMAEAVIGGLITSTILTLFVVPIAYTLLDGLKRRILKIFSKNLSPKDIHKDLELQEELKK
- a CDS encoding nitroreductase family protein; the encoded protein is MNVLESIYSRKSIRKFKDETVPKEDILKMLSAAAQAPSPKHQQNWNFVVLTNREIINKMAEIVTESHEKIGDLAKTEKEKKIHMSVLKYYTCFKNAPVVIMVYGSEYKMIEYKILKENNVSQDILDMLVSPQSAAQGIGASVENFMLAATEMGYGTCYMTGPTHAKDKIEKLIGFNKPEYNLMSMIALGVAQDETPAKPPRKPIEDIVTFID